ACAAAATGGCTATTGTTTATGTGCATCGCCACATTGATAGTAAGAATACATGCGAAGAAAATGCACTGATTGAAGCAGCCAAAAAATATAATATTTCAATGAAATTCATTTATGATGCTGATTATTCAATACTGTTGTCCTTATATCAGAACCATAAAGCTGATGCATTTATGGAGCTTTATGTTGCAAAAAATCGTGAAGCCTATACGGTTTTGCAACCCTTTGCGCATAATGGGGCAAATGTAGCTAACATCAAAGGGTTTCAGCTTGATAATTTGTTAAATATAGCCCTTTCTGAACCCTCTTCACATAAAAGATTTCAAGATTATAATGCGATAGCAAAATATATTGAAAGTGAAGCTTTTGTTATTCCACTTTACTATAGTGATCATAGCAATCTGATAAGCCAATGTATATTAGGGGTATCCAAGGATTTTTATTTTAATCCCTATCGAATTTTTCCAAGTCTTTATAAATCGCGGGGATGCGTTAACTGACATTAATCTGGAGAACATAATAATAATGTTACAATATATTTATGGCTATGAAATCACGCAGTGTTTGTACGTAGTTGCAAAATTGGACATTGCTGATTATTTATTGGAGAGTAGTAAAGAAATTGAGCAGCTTGCAGAGCTTTGTTCGGCCTCACCTTGCGCACTGTATAGAGTGATGAGATGCTTAGCTTCATTAGGCATCTTTGTTGAAAATGAAAATAAAGAATTTTCTTTAAATGATTTAGCGCTTCCATTAACCTCAACTGCCAATAATTCTGCAAAAAACTTTATTATCTTATGCGGTGAATCTTTATATAATGCTGCCGCAAATTTATTGCATAGCGTTAAAACTGGTCAAGTGGGGTTTTATCATTCAACCAAGATGGATTATTGGGAATATTTAAACCTTAATCCAGAAAAAGCTAAAATATTTAATGACGCGATGGAGACAGGGTCTCGATTTACTATTGATGTTATTTTATCTGTCTATGATTTTTCTCTGTTTAATTATATTGTTGATATCGGTGGCGGAAAAGGCCATTTTATTGGCAGCATTTTAAAAAAATATCCCTCAGCAAAAGGCATATCATTTGATTTAGCTCATGTTACAATACCCGCAAACGAATATATCAATAGTTTAGAATTAAATAATCGCTGTGAAATTATATCGGGAAGTTTTTTTGATTTTATTCCTGCAGGAGGAGATTTGTATCTATTAAAAGTGATATTACACGATTGGGATGATGATAATGCAAAAGCCATACTAAAAAATTGCAGAAAAGCTGTAACAAAAAGATCTAAGATCTTAATCATTGAAAAATTAATAGATAATGGAAATAATTTACAAAGTATTTTTCTAGGCGATATCAATATGTTAGTTACGCATGGGGGAAAAGAGCGTAGTTTATCCGATTTTGAGTTGTTGTTGAAAGAATCAAATTTTCATATAAACTCCGTATTAAGAACAAGCACTGCTTTTTCTATTATAGAGGCTATCCCTATATAAAAATTTTCTAATAAAAATATAAGTTAGATATAGTATTAGCTGTAATGATATCATAATCAAAATTGATTGTTTTTTGGACAGATTAAAGATGGTGGCTAACAACAGCGGCGAAAAGAAATATATGAAATTTTTTTGCGCTAAAGTTATAGCCGAATAGGCATGAATTAACGTGCTGTCATTTCCAGCCATCAAAATTAGATCATCCCTGAATCGTAAAAATGAAAGTTGCATGAAAAAACTGGTTATGGCTAATGCAGGAAAAATTGCATAACTAATATTAAATTGCAGCAAGCATAGCCAAACACTATTTAACAATAAAAATTTAGATAACAAACTGCTTTTGATGAATCTTGATATGTGGACATAAAATATACAGGCTATAATGCCGGTTAATTGTTCGATCAACCATAACCATTCTTGCAATAATTTCGGCATTCCCTCAATTATTCCAAGTTGACTAGATGAAGATAATAAGGGTATTAATCCAGCTAATAGTAAAGATATGCTTATTTGAGTGTAAAAGGTCACTGTATCAGCATTTAAGAATATTTTGCGCTTAGACAAATTTAATGGTCTGCTTGTTTCTAGTGCACTATTGTTCTGGACATTTATAAAATGCAATAAAATGAGCGCTAAAACATAGCTTATGGCATCAATTAAGATTATAAAATTTATTTTAAATTTTAAAAGCAGGAGCGGGGATATTGCCGTCGCTAGCAGTAAGGCAATGCTTGCGCTTAACTCCCTATTACCCGAGTATTTTCTGAACAAACTTTCATCCTTGGTTGTTAATTTAAATGTTATGGATAATAATATTGCGACAAGGACACCGGGTAAGCCAGTTAACATTATCCCCAGCAACGTAAGAGCAAAATTCTTTATCTGAAACCCTAAAAGTAAAACAATTAAAGATAAGCCCCCGAAAATTTGTGAAAGTATGAATGCGCGAGATATCCCAAACCATGCTATAATTTTTGGCACCAAATAACTAAATAAGAAAGCAGCTAGTGTCCTAGCGCCCAAAGCTATGCCTATGTAATAAATATTTTTAAAATAAGGATCTATGCTGAAAAATGTCGAAACGCTGCTTAAGGAAGATCCAAAAGCGGTTATAAAGTAAAATAAAATTAAAAATTTTTGTTTTGACACTTGTTTAAAATAAGCATGAGTGGAAGACAATTTGAGAATTAAAAACTGCGCCAGCATTGATAACACTGGCGCGTTTAACTTTAGAATTGGTAGCTATTGCCTACATTCTTTGCATTAGTTCTAAACTTTTTCATAACTAATCTCCATAAGGTTAATTTAAGAAACTTAAAATAACACAATATTCTTGTTAAATCTAGCAATATTTTAGGATTCGTGGTTTCTCCCAACTTTAAAAATGATAGAATAAATCCTCGCTAACTTTGTATCACATATTAAATTATTTACGATTTTTGCATTTATCATGTTTTTCGAATTTTTAATTTAGTTTTATGCCAAATTGGAGCCGTTTTTGCTATTTAACATGCGGGATTAATTTAACACGATTCATTTTAATTGGAGCTGTTAGCCTCTATATGAAAGAAAATTTTGAAAATCACCTTGAAATCATAGGCCAAAGCATTGCACATGATCTTCGCACCCCTCTTTTAGCCGTGCATTCAGGTATTGAAGGTGTAAAAAAATATCTTCCTGTGTTAATTGATACTTATAAACAAGCTGCTCAGCATCAACTCAATCTCCCTGATATTCAACCGCGACATTTTGACATGCTAGAGAAAGCATTAAATTTTGCTTCTCAAGCCACTTATTGTGCTAATGTATATGTTAATATACTGGAACTAAACTTGACTAGGATTAATATAGGAAATCTAATAGAGTTATGCTCAATGAGTGATTGCTTAGACAAAGCTATCGAAAAATACCCTTATAAATCAGATCGTGAAAGACTTATTTTATCTAAGTCGATTACTCATTCAGAAGATTTTTTGTTTAATGGAAATAAAGTGTATATCAACAATCTTTTGTTGAATTTATTTAGCAACAGTGTTTATCGTGCTCAAAGAACTGAAAATGGTACGATATCTATAATAACGAAAAAAGGTAAAAATGAAAATTATTTGTATATTAAAGATACTGATATAGGTTTACCCTCCAATGAATTAGAATCAGTTTTTTTACCAACCTATCGTTCACAGCAACACAATCTAGGGCTATATTTCTGCAAAGAATTGATGAGGGTATTAAAGGGCGACATCACTTGTCATGCGGAAGAAAACTGTTTTACGGAATTTATTCTTACATTTCCTTCTCATATTTCTTAGAAAATCTTTATAGTGTGTTGGAAAAACTAGTTGCAATTTATCATCTGAAAAAATTTTACACAATCAAGGCATGGCCATATGAGCAATATTACCCAAGCATTATTTTATTTCCCAACAACTGTGTTACTAGTTGATGACGATTCAAATTTTTTGTCAAATTTCGGATTTATGATTGACCAAAATATACCCTTAAAATTATGCGACACCCCACACAAAGCATTGGAGATATTGAGGTTGTCGCCAAAAGCTGAAGATATTATAAATAAATCAATTACTTCAGTTGCGCCTTTAGAGTCAGGGGATACCAATCTATTCCCCGACTATATAATGAGAGCTGATATTAAAAATCTTCATGAATATATTTACTATAAAAGCAGGTTTTCTTGTATATCAACTTTGCTGGTTGATTATTCAATGCCAGGAATGGATGGTGATGAGCTGTGTAGGCAATTAGAAAATAATCCCGTAAAAAAAATTATGTTGACGGGGGTAGCTGATTATTCTAGGGCAATTAAATGGTTTAACTCTGGAATAATTGATCATTTTATTGTGAAAGAATCTAACAATATGTCCGCAGAATTAAACCAGGCTATTTGTAAGTGCAAAAAAGCATACTTTGAAAAATCTTCTCTAAATTTATTAAGCTATATTACTAAAATGAATTCCTGTTTTGATAACATAAAATATTTCGAGTTTATTCATAAATTTTTTATGGAAAATAAATTTTCTGAATATTACTTAATTGACTCATCTGGAAGCATGTTGTTTCTTGATTTTCAAGGCAACCCAACATGGATAATTATAAAATCTGCGAATGAGATTGAGCAGTTAGCCGAGGTTTCAGTTGAAAATGAGGCACAACCCGAAATCATTAAACTACTACAAACAAAGAAGAAGATCCCTTTTTTCTTTACAGATGATGATTGGCGGGCACCCGTTTCAAATTGGGAAAATTACTTACATGAGGCATTGCCTATTCCAGGAGTGTTGGGTCATTATTTCGCAACCATTCATCCCAACACAAGATATAATTTAAATAAGGATAAAATCACATCTCATAAAGATTATTTGTTAGCAATCAGTTAATCCTATGGATTTTTTTTCCTGTGCCAAATAACTGCCGCAGCATAAATCAAATCTATGTTATAAACTATAGGGTCACTTATATTTGAATTGATATTTGTACAAATCAAATTAAACTTTTTACTATTGCCTTCAGTTAATAGTTTACGCAACAATAATTTTCCATCGGCAGTTTGCACAATACAATCTAAACCTATTACTGATTGGATATCATCTTTGTAACGTTTGATTCCTGCCACATAGTCTCCTTTTTGGTAACATGGGTTCATGCTGTCATCATGAATAACCAAATCTACAGATCCTGGATTATGATTTCTAAAATAAATGAGTTCTTCTATAATATGTTTATCTTGATCAGAAATGACCTTAGAATTTGGAGGTGGTTCAAGCATTACATTTTCAAAGTTTGGAATAATCGTTGGGCCTTGACCAATTTCATAAAGCAACCAATCAGCTGTGCACATAACCCCTTCTTTCTTTAACTCACCTATAACCTTCTGTGCGCCATTTTCTGAAAGTCCTCCATGCCGAGCTACTTCCCAGCCAATTAAAGTATCGATTTTGATGCCGGTATGTTCACACATTTCTTTGCGCGTAAGATTAGCTAGATTCCGCAGCTTACGCAATCTTTTAGCCCTAGCCTCTGGTGAGGATTTAGGATCATCTATTTTTTTTTGTGATGTCATGTAAAATGTTGCCAATATGATATTGATAAAAATTTGCTATTTAAATTATCTCTATTCAATACAAAGATGTTTTTTAAAAAAAGGGGTTAATTTTTTTAATTATTCCACACTCCAGATATTCTGCCAACCCTGTAAACTCCAATACGAAAAATAGTTGCCTCAAAATTAGCTGATTTCTAATATGAATAACATACCATTTAAAAAGTAGCAAATTTCCGCTTTTAGAGAGTTAAGTCAGCGATACTTCATTCTTTTGATACGTAGGAAGTTGGTCTTATATGTGGAATAAAGAGTCTTATTCGATAGGAGTGAAGAACCATCAGAGTAAAAATTAAAATTTGACTACACCAGGTACAGACCAGTCTATGCCATAAGCTTAAAAAACCATTAAGGTATTGCTTTCAAAAACAGTTGCGCAGATAATAGGCGCAGCCCCTCGGTGCTAAGAACACCTTGGGGCCACTTCCACAATCTAAGCTAATCCAGGAGCTTAAATTATGACCCGTAAAGTTTACACCAACGCGCGTCCGCGCA
This genomic interval from Patescibacteria group bacterium contains the following:
- a CDS encoding methyltransferase; the protein is MLQYIYGYEITQCLYVVAKLDIADYLLESSKEIEQLAELCSASPCALYRVMRCLASLGIFVENENKEFSLNDLALPLTSTANNSAKNFIILCGESLYNAAANLLHSVKTGQVGFYHSTKMDYWEYLNLNPEKAKIFNDAMETGSRFTIDVILSVYDFSLFNYIVDIGGGKGHFIGSILKKYPSAKGISFDLAHVTIPANEYINSLELNNRCEIISGSFFDFIPAGGDLYLLKVILHDWDDDNAKAILKNCRKAVTKRSKILIIEKLIDNGNNLQSIFLGDINMLVTHGGKERSLSDFELLLKESNFHINSVLRTSTAFSIIEAIPI
- a CDS encoding ATP-binding protein codes for the protein MKENFENHLEIIGQSIAHDLRTPLLAVHSGIEGVKKYLPVLIDTYKQAAQHQLNLPDIQPRHFDMLEKALNFASQATYCANVYVNILELNLTRINIGNLIELCSMSDCLDKAIEKYPYKSDRERLILSKSITHSEDFLFNGNKVYINNLLLNLFSNSVYRAQRTENGTISIITKKGKNENYLYIKDTDIGLPSNELESVFLPTYRSQQHNLGLYFCKELMRVLKGDITCHAEENCFTEFILTFPSHIS
- a CDS encoding response regulator, translated to MSNITQALFYFPTTVLLVDDDSNFLSNFGFMIDQNIPLKLCDTPHKALEILRLSPKAEDIINKSITSVAPLESGDTNLFPDYIMRADIKNLHEYIYYKSRFSCISTLLVDYSMPGMDGDELCRQLENNPVKKIMLTGVADYSRAIKWFNSGIIDHFIVKESNNMSAELNQAICKCKKAYFEKSSLNLLSYITKMNSCFDNIKYFEFIHKFFMENKFSEYYLIDSSGSMLFLDFQGNPTWIIIKSANEIEQLAEVSVENEAQPEIIKLLQTKKKIPFFFTDDDWRAPVSNWENYLHEALPIPGVLGHYFATIHPNTRYNLNKDKITSHKDYLLAIS